ACACCGCCGGTCAGCCGCTAACTTACTGCGCTATGCAAGTTGTGTGCACCGGAATGCTAGGTAGACGTGCTGAAATGCTAAATCATGGTGATGCTGATGTGAATGACAGCCTGAAGAGTTGGGTTTCATCCTTATTAATTAGATCAGACTAGCCAGGCATGTACGTGGGTGACATGGATGAAGCGCCCAGTCCATCCTATATTAGCCGCTTGCATGTGTGTGATGGAGCTATCAACGCTGCGAGCAATGGCGCCCGGTCCATGGCTGTTGCTCCTCTGCGTCGCCACCGGCGTCGTGCTCCACGCTCACGCTCAGCCTGACAGCAAAGGTATGCATTCTTCAGTATTACGTTCTGGACCAGATGCACTGTCCATGCATGGTTTGCGTTGCTTCATCAAGCCTCTAAATCGATCGATCGTTGGCGTCCTGCGACACTGCAGGATTCATAAGCATAGACTGCGGCCTCTCGGGGGAGTCGGGCCACGTGGATGATACCACCAAGCTCGCCTACGCCCCGGACGCCGGCTTCACCGACGCTGGCACCAACCACAACGTCTCGGCCGAGTATGTGACCCCGACCATGGGCAAGACCTGGTACAACGTGCGCAGCTTCGCCGCTGGCAAGCGTAACTGCTACACGCTCCGGTCCCTCGTCTCCGGGCTCAAGTACCTCATCCGGGCCACGTTCAAGTACGGCAACTACGATGGCCTCAACCTCCACCCGGTTTTCGACCTCTACATCGGCGTCAACTACTGGCAGACCGTGAACATCTCCAGTCCGGATGCGGTGATGTTGGTGGAGGCAATCGTGGTGGTGCCGGACGATTTCGTGCAGGTGTGCCTGGTGAACACCGACGCCGGGACGCCCTTCATCTCTAGCCTTGCGCTGAGGCCGCTGAAGCGGACGCTCTACCCGCAGGTGACTGAGGTGCAGGGGTTGACCCTGCTGGACAGACTCAACTTCGGCCCGACCAACGATAGTTTCGTTGTCAGGTATCCCGATGACCCACACGACCGGATATGGTTCACTATAGTCGACACGGCGACCTGGGCCAGTATATCGACGCCGCAGAAGGTGAATACCATAGACGACGATTCTTTCGAGGCGCCGTCGGCGGTGTTGCGGACGGGGATCATGCCGCGGAACGTCTCTCAGAAGATAGAGCTCACATGGTCCTCCGACCCCACCCCGATGGACCCTTCACCGGGGTACCTCTTCGTCCTGCACTTGGCCGAGCTGCAGGTCCTCCGCAGCAACGCCCTGCGGGAGGTGAGAGTCACCATCAACGACAAGCCGTGGTTTACGTCGGACTTCACCTTCTCGCCGGTTTACCTCTATGACATCcccttctacaaccgtcaaccctTCCAGTACAGCCAATACAACCTCTCCGTCGAGGCCACAAGTAACTCCACGCTGCCGCCCGTCATCAACGCTGCCGAGATCTTCACCGTGCTTCCCACCACCAACCTTGGCACGGATCCTGAGGATGGTATGTCATGCAAAAACAGATTACTAATTTCCTTACAaaaaaacaattaataatttcctTACAAAAAAGCAGATTACTAATCCTTGTGTTTCTCAGTGCTCAATGCAAGTCACATATACATACATATATATTTATGTTTATAGcatcaaatgcatataatataCTTCATGCATGGCGGTTCCAAATGGTATTATAGATATTGATATTTTTTCTATATTCTTAACTTTGGTTAAAACCTAAATGCATTGTTCTAAGAAATAGAATGAGTATACTACTCCCTGTAAAGAGGTGATAACGTAGAAGCGGTGATGATTTCCCTGTGAAGTGGTGATAATTAAAATTGCATCATGAACGATTAACTGTAGTATATGCAATCACGGCAATCAAGGCGAAGTATCAagtgagcaagaactggatgggTGATCCTTGCGCTCCAAAGGCCATGGCGTGGGATAGGTTGACCTGCAGCTACGGCGCCATTGGCAGCCGTCCAAGGATCACAAGCGTGTAAGTACTTCAATGTAcgctttcgcaaaaaaaaaaaaagtacttCAATGTACGGATGATGTGTTCTGTGTAGTGAAGCTGAACCACTTGAAATTTTCTCTCTGCAGAAGCCTGTCTTCGAGTGGTCTCAGTGGTGAGATATCGTCTTCTTTCACTAACCTCAAGGCAGTCCAGTACTTGTAAGTTCGGAGTTTTCAATCTAGTTTTGCCTAGTTCGTAGCTTGTTGGCCACAAAAATGTTAAGAAAGGTGATATTGTTTCATATCTTGCAGGGACCTGTCAAACAATAACTTGATAGGCTCGATTCCAGATACCCTTGCAGAGTTGCCTGTATTGAAAGTTCTGTATGTCCGGAAACTTTTGACATATTTTTTCCAATTTGCATGAACTTAAATCTTAACAATGCCATTATTTTGTTTCCATAGGGATTTGTCAGGCAACCAGCTCAATGGTTCAATCCCCTCTGGACTCCTCAAAAGAATTCAAGATGGTTCACTTGATCTAAGGTACTTTTCCCCGTTCTACTTCCCATTTTATCTAACATGTTGCTTGAAGAATCTCATTGATTAGCCTCTCTATTTGATATTTTGTCAGATATGTCAATAATCCAAACCTTTGCACCGATGGCAGTACGTGCCAACTGCATGCCAAAAAGAAAAGCAACATGGCACTCTATGTAGCTGTCCCTGCAGTATTGCTTGTGGTGATAGTATCAGTGACAGTTCTACTCATTTGCTTGCTAAAACGAAACAAACAAGGTAAGGCTTCCACTTGGGCACACCAATTGTCTTATATTTTCCCACACGCGAGCACTACTAATTTTTCCTATTGCCACCTACGAAGGATCAATGGACAACTCCATAACGCCAGAGAAATATAAGATCCCGAGCAACCCAACGACAAATGATGTGGACAGCCAGAGTTCACTGCGGCATCTTGAGAGCCGTCGGTTCACGTACAAGGAGCTTGAGATGATAACGAACAACTTTCAGCAAGTGCTAGGCAAAGGAGGGTTTGGGTATGTCTATAACGGCTTCCTAGAGAACGGTATCCAGGTTGCGGTGAAGCTGCGGTCACATTCTTCGAATCAAGGAGTCAAGGAGTTTCTCGCAGAGGTAATATTAATTTTTACAGTAGTGATGTTTACGGGTTCAACAGACCTCGGAGTGAAATTTGATAGGTTATATACAAACCTTTGTCCAGGCTCAAATTTTGACACGGATTCATCACATGAATCTTGTCACCATGATTGGTTACTGCAAGGATGGGGAGTACATGGCACTTGTCTATGAGTATATGTCAGAAGGAACCTTGCAAGAGCATATAGACGGTATTTACTCTACTCCCTATGTTTCTCAATATATTGTATATTAGTTTTTGTCAAATGAAAAACTttataaagtttgaccaagttataGAAATAGTAATTACCTTCAAAATACTAAGTGCAAACCATATGAAGCTATATTTCATGACCGATCTAATAGTATCAATTTGATATTCTAGATGTTGATGTTGTTTCTTATATACTTGATCAAGCTCTGCGATGTTAGACTTTGACCTAAACTAATATGCAATGTATTAGGGAATAAGTTGTTTAGGAGTACAACTTACATAAATCATGTGTTCCAGTAGAGAAAACACTAGGTTTTGACTTCGGTACGCACGATGGAATTTAGATTTACTAAAGCATTTCAAACTGATTTTTTTTAATACAGTTGTTCATTTCACAATATCAATTATTTTCAGGAAGCAATCACAGTGGAGCATGTCTTCCCTGGACACACCGGCTGAGAATCGCCCTTGAATCTGCccaaggtatatatatatatcttataAAGTAATATTCCACTAACATGTATTAATGATATTCTCTACATGTAAGCGATCCACATCATCTATTATTGGAGCCATTCAATCCATGTTATCTCACTAATATTTATCAATGATACATTATTTATATATGCAAGATATCCACACCATCAATTTTTGCAAGATATCCACATCATCAATTTTTTAGCTATCTAATATTCCATATCATCAATTTTGAGCCGATA
This Lolium perenne isolate Kyuss_39 chromosome 1, Kyuss_2.0, whole genome shotgun sequence DNA region includes the following protein-coding sequences:
- the LOC127326656 gene encoding putative leucine-rich repeat receptor-like protein kinase At2g19210, yielding MELSTLRAMAPGPWLLLLCVATGVVLHAHAQPDSKGFISIDCGLSGESGHVDDTTKLAYAPDAGFTDAGTNHNVSAEYVTPTMGKTWYNVRSFAAGKRNCYTLRSLVSGLKYLIRATFKYGNYDGLNLHPVFDLYIGVNYWQTVNISSPDAVMLVEAIVVVPDDFVQVCLVNTDAGTPFISSLALRPLKRTLYPQVTEVQGLTLLDRLNFGPTNDSFVVRYPDDPHDRIWFTIVDTATWASISTPQKVNTIDDDSFEAPSAVLRTGIMPRNVSQKIELTWSSDPTPMDPSPGYLFVLHLAELQVLRSNALREVRVTINDKPWFTSDFTFSPVYLYDIPFYNRQPFQYSQYNLSVEATSNSTLPPVINAAEIFTVLPTTNLGTDPEDVYAITAIKAKYQVSKNWMGDPCAPKAMAWDRLTCSYGAIGSRPRITSVSLSSSGLSGEISSSFTNLKAVQYLDLSNNNLIGSIPDTLAELPVLKVLDLSGNQLNGSIPSGLLKRIQDGSLDLRYVNNPNLCTDGSTCQLHAKKKSNMALYVAVPAVLLVVIVSVTVLLICLLKRNKQGSMDNSITPEKYKIPSNPTTNDVDSQSSLRHLESRRFTYKELEMITNNFQQVLGKGGFGYVYNGFLENGIQVAVKLRSHSSNQGVKEFLAEAQILTRIHHMNLVTMIGYCKDGEYMALVYEYMSEGTLQEHIDGSNHSGACLPWTHRLRIALESAQGLEYLHKGCNPPLIHRDVKATNILLNTTLEARIADFGLSKAFNSNDTHVSTNTLVGTPGYVDPEYQMTMQPTVKSDVYSFGVVLLELVTGKPAILREPVPVNIIQWVRQRLAQGNIEAIVDTRMRGCYDVNTVWKVADIALKCTAQSSTQRPNMTDVVGQLRECIELENGHSRDDANNGFYTGSSGNDPNMSYDSYTTDQSTNVSPNNASFEMEKRLMRVPTMPTGPATR